The genomic region GGTTATTTGGGTCGCCCCAATAGAAGGTAGCGAATTTGCAGATTTTGTAGACCAGCCTGTTGGTGAAAATTTCACTTTCGATCTAAGAGCTGGATCTAAAAATTATATAAACGTAGACGTTATATGTTATGATGACCGTGATGTGAATCTATATGGTTATCAATTCTTTACCATTACACCAATTCCACTTATCAAGTTCTGTATTTTCGGAAACTACTGTACTCCAGAAGGAAGACATTTTGTAGCCTCTTACAGCGTGAACGTATGGGAAAGCAATGATGGTGAAAAAGGAGATCCTATTTATACCGGTTTACAGAACATAGTAGAAGGAGAAGGCAGCGAAGCTTATTCAGATCCGTTATGTTTCTTTTTACCAGACAGACCTGATGTAGATGATAATGAGGAAGAATACTATGTAGAGATCACATTATTATCTGATACTCCTGGATATGATGGAGATGATATAGTATTTGCCGAAGGACCAATTTCTGTAACTGAGATCAAAATGTTCTTTGGTGAAGATGGAACTTTAGATTACTACCATTTCCAATATGGTTGTGATGATGGAGTGCCACCACCATTTGGTCAGCCAGATGCTAAGAGATATAAAGCTTGTATCAAATATCTTGATGATGAAGATGAAGTAGCAGGATTTGCATATCTGTCATTAGATGGAACTGTATTGCAAGCCGTAACTTCTTTATTCGGGCTTAAAGTAGGTGAAATGCATCCGCAACACATTCATGAGAACGCTTCTTGTGGAGATTATGGTCCGGTAGCCGTGGCTCTGGATTATAACGAAGGAGGATTCCCTGTAGCTCAGCTATTCAATGGAGTATCTTTCCTTAATTATGCCGAAACCATTCCTGGTTTCTTCTTACAGGATCTGGAAGATAGGACCGTTGTAGTTCATGGTAAGGATGTAAATGGAGAATACGCACCGGGCGAACCAGTAGCCTGTGGTGAATTCGAGGAATACTAAGAAAAAAACACAAATCCCGGCCCTTTTCAAGGGTTCGGGATTTTAAATATTAATTAACCATTCGTAAATATTTTAATATGAGAACAATCAAAAATTACATGGCATACCTCGCCATTTTTCTTCTACTGTTTTCTTCCTGTACCAAGGATGAAACAGTTCCGGGAAACGGAGAGGTTTCCGATGATGTAGCTAGCTTATATCTTGGGCCAGTTTTAGAAAATTTGGCAAATCAAAGCCGCCAACAGGAGCAAGATGTTCCTGAATGCTCAACCGATGATCCAGCTTATGCACAGATCAGATTAACTTATGGAGAATCTAACACTCCAGTTGAGGTTGTAGTAGATATTTTACAGGATGATCAGGGACTTTTTACTGCATACGATGATGCATTGGAAATTCCGATTCCTTCAGGTGAAACTACTGTTTCTGTAACCTTAACAGATTTCGTAGTATGGAATGATGTAGATGGAGCTCCCGGAGTACCAATTTGGGTAGCACCAAAAGAAGGAAGTGAGTATGCGCAATTTGTATCAGATCCACTTTCCAATACATTTACTTTAAGAGCAGGTTCTAAGAATTATGTAAATGTTGATGTGATTTGTTATGATGATAGGGATGTAAATCTTTATGGATATTTATTCTTTGATATTAATCCAATTCCTCTTTATGAATTCTGTGTTTTTGCAAACTTCTGTATATCTGAAGGTGGTAGAGATTATGTAGCTAATTATAGTTTCGACCTTTATGCGTATTCAGGAGAAGAAGCAGAAGATAATCCGGTAACCGATGAGTCGCTTTACACTTCTATTTACATGGATAAAATGCCTGTAACAGGTTTAGACGGAGAAACATATTATGCAGATCCATTATGTCTACCTATTCCGGCAGGTGATTCTGAGAATCCAGATGCTCCATATTTATATTATGAGATTACTCTGGAAGACTGGGATGGATACTATGGAGAAGCACCAGATGTAACTCAGTCGGGTTATTTATCATGGAATCAAGTTCAAGCTTTATTAGATGAAGATGGAGATGACAGTACTGTAGATTATATGCATTTCTTCCTGAATTGTCCAGGTGGAGGAGATCCAACCTGTGAAATAGACACAGACCAGGATGGTGTTCCAGATTGCGATGATATCTG from Gramella sp. MT6 harbors:
- a CDS encoding thrombospondin type 3 repeat-containing protein — its product is MRTIKNYMAYLAIFLLLFSSCTKDETVPGNGEVSDDVASLYLGPVLENLANQSRQQEQDVPECSTDDPAYAQIRLTYGESNTPVEVVVDILQDDQGLFTAYDDALEIPIPSGETTVSVTLTDFVVWNDVDGAPGVPIWVAPKEGSEYAQFVSDPLSNTFTLRAGSKNYVNVDVICYDDRDVNLYGYLFFDINPIPLYEFCVFANFCISEGGRDYVANYSFDLYAYSGEEAEDNPVTDESLYTSIYMDKMPVTGLDGETYYADPLCLPIPAGDSENPDAPYLYYEITLEDWDGYYGEAPDVTQSGYLSWNQVQALLDEDGDDSTVDYMHFFLNCPGGGDPTCEIDTDQDGVPDCDDICPGFDDTIDTDEDGVPDGCDECAEGDDNIDTDEDGYADACDNCPQASNQDQADSDGDGVGDACDECVDEFGEPDFFGCPNDPCIDQPDPDGDGVRGICDNCPDVANADQADSDEDGVGDACDTCPDYDDTADEDGDGVPDGCDVCPGFDDNADVDADGVPDGCDVCEDGDDTVDTDGDGIPDDCENPDGEGACETAFMFGDTPINTFNNVNRWGWAELFDDADGTSQTFKIWAGAGQNDTSKGTHVGDATVTLNGDGDVELDIDIFSGYSFDELHVNLSEDQPSGNTAKAPGQYNRNGEVSADVTEYTFDFNNTDGDFWIIVHAVTCGIEED